Proteins encoded in a region of the Flavobacteriaceae bacterium HL-DH10 genome:
- a CDS encoding AIR synthase-related protein: protein MSQEVSKRYAQRGVSASKEDVHNAIKNIDKGVFPKAFCKIVPDYLTNDEDYCLIMHADGAGTKSSLAYMYWKETGDISVWKGIAQDALIMNIDDLLCVGATDNIMLSSTIGRNKNVIPGEVLSAIINGTEELLEDLKSFGVTIHSTGGETADVGDLVRTIIVDSTVTARMKRTDVIDNANIKAGDVIVGLESFGQATYEKEYNGGMGSNGLTSARHDVFHKYLAEKYPESFDASVPDELVYSGAMKLTDKVGNSPIDAGKLVLSPTRTYAPIIKKILSEFNSDTVHGMVHCSGGAQTKILHFVDEFHIVKDNMFPIPPLFKLIQEQSKTDWKEMYQVFNCGHRMELYVTPEIAEDIIAISKSFNVDAKIIGRVEASKTKKLTIKSEFGEFSY, encoded by the coding sequence TAGATAAAGGAGTGTTTCCTAAAGCATTTTGTAAAATAGTTCCAGATTATTTAACAAATGATGAAGATTATTGCTTAATCATGCATGCCGATGGCGCAGGGACAAAATCGTCTTTAGCATATATGTATTGGAAAGAAACTGGCGATATTTCAGTTTGGAAAGGCATCGCGCAAGATGCTTTAATCATGAATATTGACGATTTATTATGTGTTGGTGCAACCGATAATATCATGTTGTCTTCAACTATAGGAAGAAATAAAAACGTAATTCCAGGTGAAGTGCTTTCAGCAATTATAAATGGAACCGAAGAATTACTTGAAGATTTAAAATCGTTTGGTGTAACCATTCATTCTACAGGTGGCGAAACTGCCGATGTGGGTGATTTAGTTAGAACTATAATTGTGGATTCTACCGTAACAGCACGTATGAAACGAACAGACGTTATAGATAATGCTAATATTAAAGCAGGTGATGTAATTGTTGGTTTAGAATCTTTTGGACAGGCAACTTATGAAAAAGAGTATAACGGAGGAATGGGGTCAAATGGATTAACATCTGCACGTCACGATGTGTTTCATAAGTATTTAGCAGAAAAATATCCGGAAAGTTTTGATGCTTCAGTACCAGATGAGTTGGTGTATTCAGGAGCAATGAAATTAACAGATAAAGTTGGAAATTCGCCAATTGATGCTGGTAAATTAGTATTGTCGCCAACACGAACCTATGCCCCAATTATAAAGAAGATTTTATCAGAATTTAATAGCGATACGGTTCATGGTATGGTACATTGTTCTGGTGGTGCTCAAACAAAAATACTTCATTTTGTGGATGAGTTTCATATTGTAAAAGATAATATGTTCCCAATTCCGCCTTTGTTTAAATTAATACAAGAGCAAAGTAAAACCGATTGGAAAGAAATGTATCAAGTTTTTAATTGCGGACATAGAATGGAGTTATATGTAACGCCTGAAATAGCCGAGGATATTATTGCAATATCTAAATCTTTTAATGTTGATGCTAAAATAATTGGTCGTGTTGAAGCTTCAAAAACAAAAAAGCTTACAATAAAAAGTGAGTTTGGGGAGTTTAGCTATTAA